From Rutidosis leptorrhynchoides isolate AG116_Rl617_1_P2 chromosome 3, CSIRO_AGI_Rlap_v1, whole genome shotgun sequence, a single genomic window includes:
- the LOC139902834 gene encoding ras-related protein RABA1f-like: MAAYRADDDYDYLFKLVLIGDSGVGKSNLLSRFAKNEFNLESKSTIGVEFATRSIRVDDKIIKAQIWDTAGQERYRAITSAYYRGAVGALLVYDTSRHVTFENVERWLKELRDHTDSNIVIMLVGNKADLRHLRAVPTEEAKTFAEKENTYFMETSALEALNVETAFTEVLTQIYHVVSRKALDIANDSSALPKGQTINVGSKDDVSAVKNAGCCSA; encoded by the exons ATGGCGGCTTACAGAGCCGATGATGACTACGATTACCTCTTCAAATTAGTTCTCATAGGTGATTCAGGTGTTGGAAAATCAAATTTACTTTCTAGATTTGCTAAAAATGAATTCAATCTCGAATCTAAGTCAACCATCGGAGTTGAATTCGCTACCAGATCCATTCGTGTTGATGATAAAATTATCAAAGCTCAGATTTGGGATACTGCTGGTCAAGAAAG GTACCGTGCGATTACAAGTGCATACTACAGAGGGGCCGTTGGTGCTTTGCTTGTGTACGACACATCTCGCCATGTCACGTTTGAGAACGTCGAGAGATGGTTGAAAGAGCTACGAGATCACACCGACTCAAACATTGTGATCATGCTAGTAGGAAACAAGGCCGACTTACGCCACTTGCGCGCCGTTCCTACCGAGGAGGCAAAAACATTTGCGGAAAAAGAAAACACTTATTTTATGGAGACATCAGCTCTCGAGGCTTTGAATGTCGAAACGGCTTTCACTGAAGTCCTTACACAAATATATCATGTTGTTAGCCGAAAAGCACTTGATATAGCTAATGACTCTTCAGCTTTACCTAAAGGACAAACTATTAATGTGGGGTCCAAGGATGATGTTTCTGCTGTGAAGAACGCGGGATGCTGCTCTGCTTAA